GCCCGTGAGGTGGTTGCCTCCATAAGTAAAAGTGCCTTCGATAATCCCCTGGTTCACCAAACTGGGCGAGTGCTTCACATCCTTGGAAAGCAGACTCACTCGGTCGTTTCGCTTGTCGAGAGCTTCTGCAATCATGGTATGCAGTTCACCCGCTCCACCTTCAATCAAGTGACGGTCTATGACTGCACCGCTACCGTTGAACACGGTTACAAGCCAAGTTGATGAACCGATATCAAGAGCGATCGCTAATTCCGAGGGGTCAAGTACCAGGGATGCTTCACCAAATAAGCAGTGGGCAATGCTTCCAAAACCTTCGGGATAAATGCCTGTGACTACAATCTCAACTGTCTTGCTGACAATGGAACGAGTTACAGGGTGCAAATGTTCAAAGGTGTGAGTCCCTTCAACTCTGCGTTTAATCTCTTGGCCCCAGCGTTCGGGGTTATGGTTGCTCAAACTAATTGAAAGCTTGACCCCATCAGGAATATTCAGAACTGCTAAGTCTGCAAGGATGCTTTCTAATGCCAGTTCTGCCTTTTTCGCCTTATCTTCGTGCAGCAGGGTGTGGTCACTTTGTGCGATCGCTGCACTGCCCCAGAAGAATTGAACATCTTTTAAGTCAAGCCGCGTTCCTTCTACATATCGCACCCATGCCCCATCTTTTGAGATGGTTTCGTGGTGCATGACATTGCGGTTGCGAACAAGTGAGTATACGGCTGGCATCATGATAGAAAAATCACCGATGATTGCCTTGCCATACCCTGCACCTGAGTCTTTTCCGGCAGTGAGGTCAGTTAGCCCTGATTGGGCTAACAACTCCGCTTGAACTAGCCAATTTTTGGCATTGGAATATAAGGTTGTCATGGTTCTGTTGTTTGTTAAAGTCTTGATTTTCCTGGCTTTGCAGAATTTAGAGGCGCTTATCGCCTTAAATCCACATATCCGGTTGGAGGCTTGCCGTAGCATCACTTTCTGGCTTCTATTGCCTTTGTTGAGTGGCGTTTTTTGGCTTACATCTTTAATGTAGCTCGAAAACTCGAATACTCAAGTACTCGAAAAATTAAATTTACTTATACTTTGGCGATAATTAAGAAAATTAATTAATGAGTATTCGAGCTATGGAGGAAAAGAAAAAACCAGGAAGACCATCAACCAATAAAGATGACCCTGTTTATGTCCGTGCCAGAGTGCCACGAGAACTCCACAAATCTTTCAAGCTTGCTTGCACGGAAGATGATTTGGTTATGGAAGATGTAGTCAAGGATTTGATTAAAGACTGGCTTACAAAAAGAGGCAAGAAAAATCCCGCTTAGATTTCCGAGTATTAGAGCTATATAATAAATTAGAGTCCTGTTACTTCTCCCAATTCTAAGTTTGAGGGGAGGTGACGTGAATGAAGACAACGTACAGAACCTCAATTACTTAAAAAACTATCAACTTTTATTAAGTAATTTCAAGTAAAAGTCAGGTCTTGTTAGATATGAGACGACCAAAAGTTCTGTAAAATCAGGCAAGAACGTAAATAAAGCTTGTAAAGGAGATAAATATACAACAGCACCAAAAATTAAAAGGGCAAAGCGCTACTAGGTAGTAAACGTTTTGCCCGACAGTAAAAACTAAATATTTCAAATTACTTGGAAGCGGGGTTTATCT
This region of Nostoc flagelliforme CCNUN1 genomic DNA includes:
- a CDS encoding ParM/StbA family protein translates to MTTLYSNAKNWLVQAELLAQSGLTDLTAGKDSGAGYGKAIIGDFSIMMPAVYSLVRNRNVMHHETISKDGAWVRYVEGTRLDLKDVQFFWGSAAIAQSDHTLLHEDKAKKAELALESILADLAVLNIPDGVKLSISLSNHNPERWGQEIKRRVEGTHTFEHLHPVTRSIVSKTVEIVVTGIYPEGFGSIAHCLFGEASLVLDPSELAIALDIGSSTWLVTVFNGSGAVIDRHLIEGGAGELHTMIAEALDKRNDRVSLLSKDVKHSPSLVNQGIIEGTFTYGGNHLTGKKFETEYSQCLDEWWSNRIEKFANFVTAGNYLDRAKYLVAWGGGVSLPVVDQNLADLGFVVLNNPQFINALGLKLLTQIARGA
- a CDS encoding plasmid partition protein ParG — protein: MSIRAMEEKKKPGRPSTNKDDPVYVRARVPRELHKSFKLACTEDDLVMEDVVKDLIKDWLTKRGKKNPA